One window of Nicotiana tomentosiformis chromosome 11, ASM39032v3, whole genome shotgun sequence genomic DNA carries:
- the LOC104101985 gene encoding uncharacterized protein, with translation MAPKPKEKPKASAATAAISVEDLFTSLNRHIQRSEYEQAVKVSDQIIAAAPGDEDAIRCKVVALVKGDCIEEALAAIKEFSKKASSVDLSFFKAYCLYRQNKLDEALESLKGHEGSNESMLLESQILYRLGKMGASVDIYQNLQKSKIDSLEINLVAGLVSAGKASEVQGTLDSLRVKATSSFELAYNTACSLIEREKYKDAEQLLLSARRIGQETLMEENFADDDVEIELAPIAVQIAYVQQVLGNTQEAVAAYTDLVKRNLADDPSLVVAVNNLIALKGPKDISDGLRKLDKLIEKSDGPEKFQLARGLDLKLSQKQREAIYTNRALLLLHSNKMDQARELVGALPGIFPGSLMPVLLQAAVHVRENKAAKAEEILGQYADKFPDKSKVIMLARAQVAAAAGHPQIAADSLANIPDIQHKPATVATLVSLKERAGDIDGADAVFDSAIRWWSNAMTEDNKLNIIMQEAAAFKLRHGRKEEAARLYEELVKSHGSIEALVGLIQTAAHGDVEKAEVYEKKLKPLPGLKAIDVDSLEKTSGAKHAEKGPAVGVTETYEAKNKDKAKKKRKRKPKYPKGFDPANPGPPPDPERWLPKRERSSYRPKRKDKRAAQIRGSQGAVAKEAASSSDTKSNQPANPKGASQNAGTEQPKASSKSRKKSRK, from the exons ATGGCTCCGAAGCCCAAAGAGAAACCAAAGGCATCAGCTGCAACCGCAGCTATATCCGTCGAAGATCTCTTCACTTCGCTCAATCGCCACATCCAACGATCCGAATATGAACAAGCCGTCAAAGTTTCTGATCAAA TTATTGCGGCTGCGCCTGGAGATGAGGACGCGATACGGTGTAAAGTGGTGGCGTTAGTGAAAGGAGATTGTATCGAAGAAGCATTGGCTGCTATTAAGGAGTTTAGCAAAAAGGCTTCTTCTGTTGATCTTAGCTTCTTTAAG GCGTATTGCTTATACCGGCAAAATAAACTGGATGAGGCTTTAGAGTCTTTGAAGGGACATGAAGGAAGTAATGAATCTATGCTATTAGAATCTCAGATTCTATATCGTTTAGGAAAGATGGGTGCCTCGGTAGATATTTATCAAAATCTCCAGAAGTCCAAGATAGACTCCTTGGAGATAAATCTTGTTGCTGGTCTGGTTTCTGCTGGAAAGGCTTCCGAAGTGCAGGGAACCTTGGATTCGCTGAGAGTTAAAGCCACTAGCAGTTTCGAATTGGCTTACAACACTGCCTGCTCTTTAATTGAAAGGGAGAAATACAAAGATGCAGAACAACTGTTATTGTCAGCTCGAAG AATTGGTCAGGAAACACTAATGGAAGAGAATTTTGCTGATGATGATGTTGAAATTGAATTGGCACCTATAGCTGTTCAAATTGCATATGTACAACAG GTTCTAGGGAACACCCAAGAGGCTGTTGCAGCTTATACTGATCTTGTCAAAAGAAATTTGGCTGACGATCCTTCACTTGTGGTGGCAGTAAATAATCTCATTGCTTTAAAGGGTCCTAAAGACATCTCTGATGGCCTAAGGAAACTTGATAAGCTAATAGAGAAAAGTGATGGACCTGAGAAGTTCCAGCTTGCTCGTGGACTGGACTTGAAGCTATCGCAGAAGCAAAGGGAAGCAATATACACCAATAGGGCGCTGCTTCTTCTTCATTCTAATAAGATGGATCAG GCTAGAGAACTTGTTGGTGCTCTACCTGGGATATTCCCTGGTAGTTTGATGCCTGTACTTCTTCAAGCTGCTGTACATGTGAGAGAGAACAAGGCTGCTAAAGCTGAAGAAATACTTGGACAGTATGCAGATAAGTTTCCTGACAAGTCCAAGGTTATTATGCTTGCAAGGGCTCAGGTTGCTGCAGCTGCTGGCCACCCACAGATTGCAGCCGATTCCTTGGCGAATATACCCGACATTCAACACAAACCTGCAACTGTTGCTACCCTTGTTTCTCTCAAGGAAAGGGCTGGAGATATTGATGGTGCTGATGCTGTGTTTGACTCCGCAATCAGGTGGTGGTCAAATGCCATGACCGAAGACAATAAGCTCAATATCATCATGCAGGAGGCTGCTGCTTTCAAGCTCAGGCATGGAAGGAAGGAGGAGGCAGCACGGCTGTACGAGGAGCTAGTAAAAAGCCATGGAAGTATTGAGGCTTTAGTTGGATTGATCCAGACTGCTGCCCATGGAGATGTTGAGAAAGCAGAAGTCTACGAGAAGAAGCTAAAACCACTACCTGGTTTGAAAGCAATAGATGTGGACAGTTTGGAGAAGACTTCTGGTGCCAAGCATGCGGAGAAAGGTCCAGCAGTTGGTGTCACTGAAACATATGAAGCAAAGAACAAGGATAAGGCGAAGAAAAAGAGGAAGAGAAAGCCAAAATATCCAAAAGGATTTGACCCGGCCAATCCAGGACCTCCACCTGATCCAGAAAGGTGGCTTCCCAAGAGGGAGAGGTCTAGCTATAGACCAAAGAGAAAGGATAAGAGAGCAGCTCAAATTAGAGGTTCTCAGGGTGCAGTGGCTAAAGAGGCAGCGAGCAGTAGTGATACGAAATCAAACCAGCCAGCTAATCCAAAAGGAGCCTCTCAAAATGCAGGAACCGAGCAGCCTAAGGCTTCATCCAAATCAAGGAAGAAATCGAGGAAGTAA